In Luteipulveratus mongoliensis, the DNA window GCGCACCGGCAAGGCGCTGCAGATCCACGACCGTGACTCGCACGAAGACGTGCTGCGCATCCTCAAAGAAGAAGGTGCACCGGACAAGACGGTCCTGCACTGCTTCTCCGGCGACATCGAGATGGCACGCGAATGCATTGATCGTGGATATTTCCTGTCATTCGCCGGGACGGTCACGTTCAAGAACGCGCGCCCGCTGCGCAACGCGCTGTCGATCGTGCCGCTGGACCAGATCCTGGTCGAGACCGATGCGCCCTACCTGACGCCGTCACCGCACCGCGGCGCGACCAACGCGCCCTACCTCGTGCCGCTCACGATCCGCACGATGGCCGGTGTCCTCAACGTCGACGTACCCGCTCTGTGCCGAGCCGTCTCGGAGGCCAGCGAGAGGGTCTACGGACCCTGGTGATTCGTCGTCCGCCGACGCGGTGGCGGCGACGGTCGTACGACGTCGGTCGCCTCGCGCGCGACGCGTGCGAACGCGAGTGTGACCCAGGCTTCGTTACCGAAACTTGACCCCACCCCAGGGCCTCCTCCAGTGTGGTCGCTGTCCAACCCGAGCGTGATCGACACTCGGACGCGGCCCCATGACGGGCTGTAGGGCAGGCGCCCGCGGGGAGCGCCGCCGGGACATCAGCGCACGACCTCAGTCAGCTGATGAACCATGCCTGCGTCCAGATCGCAACCGGGGTCGCACGACATCGGAGAACCGTGACTTTCAGCGCCAAGAAGACCACCATCCGTACCGCCGCGCTGGCCCTGCTGTCCGTGACCGCTCTCGCCGGTTGTGGCTCGCAGGTCCCCGAGGGTTCGCAGCAGGCCAACCTCCAGCTGCCGAAGCCGACCAGCACCTCGGTCGCCCCGGCCCCGAGCACCAGCACCAGCACCGCCACCCCGACGACGACTAAGCCTGTGTCGCGTCAGAAGGCCGCTGCGAGCGTTGCGACGACCCGCGTGGTCAAGAAGAACCGGACGGTCGAGTTCGGCACCGACCGCAAGACCAGCGACGACTTGGCCAAGGGCAAGACCAAGGTCACCCGTGAGGGCGTCAACGGCACCGCGGTCGTCACCGTCCGCGAGACCCTGATCGACGGCAAGGTCGTCAAGACCAAGG includes these proteins:
- a CDS encoding resuscitation-promoting factor, producing MTFSAKKTTIRTAALALLSVTALAGCGSQVPEGSQQANLQLPKPTSTSVAPAPSTSTSTATPTTTKPVSRQKAAASVATTRVVKKNRTVEFGTDRKTSDDLAKGKTKVTREGVNGTAVVTVRETLIDGKVVKTKVLDTDVTKAAVDRVLVVGTKTSAPAERKSAPKPTPSEEPKPSGKGIDMRRASMWDRIAQCESGGNWSINTGNGYYGGLQFNLQTWRGAGGGDFASRPDLASRAEQITVANRVYDDRGSSAWGCA